Genomic window (Leptotrichia sp. oral taxon 212):
GGAAGGTAGGCTGAAAAAAGGAGACAAGGTTGTTATAGTAGGTTTTGGTGGTGGACTGACATATGGCTCGATTTTATTTGAATGGTCAAAATAAATTAAAATTAAAAATAATAGAAAGGAAAGACTAAAATGAATAAAAAAATTACATGGGGACTTATAATAATTTTCATAAGTCTGTTCTATCTGTTTCAGAAATATATCCCTGAAGGTATATTGATGTATGTATTTAATTATCAGGTAATAATAATATTAATAGGAATTTATCTCATATTACAGAAAAAAAATTCTTTAGGACTGGCTATATCATTTATAGGATTATATCTGTATCTTCAGAGATTTTTCAGTGAATATTTTGAAATTGGATTTCCTTTAGTAACATTAATAGGAGGTATCATAATATTCGTTTTGGGACTTAATGAGAAAAATAAGAAGGATCTGAAAAAGAAGGAGCCAATTTATAAAAGTACTTTAAAAGCTGGTGATTCTGAAGTAAATACTGATATTGAAGATGTAGAGGAAATAAAATAATATAAAATATTTTGAAATATGTATTTTTAATAAACAGACAGTTAAAATGATAATTTAATATAATAACTAATCATAGGAGGAAAAAATGTCAAAGACTGCTTTTGTATTTCCTGGTCAGGGAACACAGTATCCTGGAATGGGAAAAAAACTGTATGATGAAGTAAATGATGAAAATAAAAAAAGAATTGATGAAATACTTGAAAGTACAGGAAATCCTGAAATAAAAAAAGTCCTGTTTGAAGGAACTGAAGAAGAATTGAAAAATACCCAGTATGCACAACCGGCAATTGCATTATTTTCAGTATTTTTGACTAAGCTTTTAAAGGAAAAGGGAGTAAATGCAGATTATGCTGCAGGACATAGCCTTGGAGAATACAGTTCGTTATATGCGGCAGGAATACTTGAAGAAAAGGATACATTAAAACTTATTTCCAGAAGAGGGGAAATAATGGGAAATGCTGAAATAGAAGGAAGTATGGCTGCGATTTTAGGTCTTCCTTCTGAAGAAGTTGAAAAAATATGTACTGAAATTAGCGGAACAGTTGAGGCGGTAAACTTCAATGAACCTAAGCAGACGGTAATTGCAGGAGAAAAGGAAGCAATTGAGAAAAGTC
Coding sequences:
- the fabD gene encoding ACP S-malonyltransferase — protein: MSKTAFVFPGQGTQYPGMGKKLYDEVNDENKKRIDEILESTGNPEIKKVLFEGTEEELKNTQYAQPAIALFSVFLTKLLKEKGVNADYAAGHSLGEYSSLYAAGILEEKDTLKLISRRGEIMGNAEIEGSMAAILGLPSEEVEKICTEISGTVEAVNFNEPKQTVIAGEKEAIEKSLDVFKEKGAKRAIPLAVSGPFHSSLMKPVAEKLKKEFENYSWNDAKVSLIANTTADILTSAEDIKEELYRQTFGPVKWVDTINKLAENGVTKIYEIGPGKVLAGLIKKINKNIEVINIENVEAINTLVI